In Vibrio pomeroyi, the genomic window GTGAACTGATCGCACACTATCAAGGCCAAGCGCTTGAACAAAAGCGCCCAACCAAACAATATCGAAATCAGGATTTGACCGATCAACACAGTCAACCAAGCGATGTAGGCGAACCACCATTGGAAGAGAAGATCGCCTAATAAAAGTCGCAAAGCTTCAGCGGCCATCACGTCGCTGAAGTCATTAAAAGGAAGTAAACATGACAACGCAACGCAAAGCTTATCGCGCCAGTATTTTACACAGCGTAGCCGACCCAAAAGACGTCGGTATCGATGAGTCTTACGACTATTTTGAAGACGGTGTTTTAGTCGTTGAGAACGGCCACATCGTCGACTTAGGCCATGCCGATGAAGTATTGGCTCGCCAGCCTAAAACACTCGAAGTAAAAGAATACAAAGACAAGCTGATCACCTCTGGCTTTATTGATACGCACATCCACTACCCTCAAACAGGCATGATCGCGTCTTACGGTGAGCAGCTACTCGATTGGTTAGAGAACTACACCTTCCCAGAAGAGAAACGCTTCAAAAACCCAGTCTATGCACACAAAGTAGCGAAGCTATTCCTAGACGAACTGGCAAGTAACGGTACTACTACAGCACTCGTGTTCGGCACCGTGCACAAAGAGTCGGTTAACGTTTTCTTTGAAGAAGCCGAGAAGCGCAACCTACGTATGATCGCGGGTAAGGTGCTAATGGATCGCAACGCGCCAGACTACCTCACCGACACGCCAGAGTCTGGCTACGCTGATTCCAAAGAACTGATTGAGAAATGGCATAACCGCAGCCGCTTGCTTTATGCCGTGACGCCTCGTTTTGCGCCAACCAGTACACCAGAGCAATTGGCTACCGTTGGTAAACTTCTTGAAGAATACCCAGACGTATACATGCATACGCACCTATCTGAAAACGAGAAAGAGATTGAATGGGTAAAAGAACTGTTCCCTGAACGCGACAGCTATTTAGATGTGTATGACCACTATGGCCTACTGCACAAACGTTCGGTATTCGCCCATGGTATTCACTTGTCTGACTGCGAATGTAAGCGCCTTGCCGATACCGATTCGGCCATCGCTTTCTGCCCAACCTCGAACCTGTTCTTGGGCTCAGGTTTGTTCAAGCTGCCAAAAATGGAAGAACACGGCATTCGTGTCGGTATGGGAACCGATGTGGGCGCAGGCACCAGCTTCTCAATCCTGCAAACCATGAGCGAAGCCTACAAAATCATGCAGCTTCAACAAGAGAAACTGCACCCCGTTAAATCGCTATTCTTAGCGACATTAGGTGGCGCACGTTCGCTGCATCTAGAAGACAAGATCGGCAACTTGGAAGTGGGTAAAGAAGCGGATTTCGTCGTGTTGGATCTTCATGCCACACAACTGATGCGCTTTAGAATGGAACAAGCCACCAAGCTTGAAGAAAAACTGTTTGTATTGATGAGCTTGGGTGACGACAGAACCGTCAGCGAGACTTACATCTACGGCGAAAAAGCCTACGATGTGAACTTCAAAGATTACAAAAAGCTCGTTAGCTAGACTTAAAACCAAGTAACAATCGCTAGACAGCGACAGCCGTCGTTAATTAAAAATCCGTCCAGATTTATCTAGCCTTTAAAGACCAGTTGCTAATGCCACTGGTCTTTTTTGTGCTTCATTCAAAGAAATATAAATTAACCGTTCACAAACAACGATCTTCGGTGACGCCAAGTCATTATATTGATAGGTTAATGTTTATACATCTCGACTCCATACTTCACTTTAGCATCTCTCTAAAACAATCGTTTCTCAGCTAAATGGAAGCACTCAATCTAGAAAGGAATTCTATGTTCGAACAGGTCGTCAGCATACTGTTTCCCGTTTTTGCTTTAGCCAGTGCTGGCTTTGCGGTCGGTCGTTGGCTCAAACCCGATTTCAAACCGATCAATCGCATCAACATGGATGTTTGTATTCCTGCTTTGGTGTTTGCATCGCTGACCACCATGCCCCTCGATACCGAGCAACTACCATTGATTTCAGCTTCTTTGGTCGCAGTGTTAGTGCCCGCACTGTTGATGATTCCAACCTGTAAGATCTTTAAGCTCAACTTCAAAGCCTGGGCTCCGCCACACATGTTCCGCAACAGTGGCAACCTGGCTATTCCCCTGTTCACCTATACCTTTGGTGAAAGCGCATTAGCCCCTGCGGTATTACTGTTTGTGGTATCGGCGTGTGTGCACATTAGTGTCGGTTTGGCGCTATTGAGCGAAGGTAACCCGATCAAGCAGATCCTCAAGATGCCGATATTCTTAGCCGCTGCATTAGCGATGACGCTGAACCTATCTGGCATTGCAGTTTGGAATCCAATCTACGAAGCCACATCGCTACTTGGGCAAGCAGCCGTGCCTATAATGCTGCTGTCGTTGGGGTCGCAAATGGTTAACTTGAGGCTGAGCGGATTGAAAGTCGGCTTGCTTTGTACGGCTCAATCACTGTTCACCGGAGCCATCGCCTTTACCATCATCTACTTCTTTATCCCGCTGCCTACGTTGCACCTACAAATGATGGTGCTGTTCACCATGCTACCACCCGCCGTGATGAACTACCTGTTCGCAGAACGCTTCAATGTCGAGCCACCCAAGGTCGCGTCTATGGTGTTGTTCGGTAACTTTCTGAGCGTGGTTACCTTACCGATCTTGTTGTCGTTCGCGCTGTCTTTGTCGTCTTAAAGAACCACGAACGTTCAGGTTTACGACTTTTAAAACTTAGCCAATCAATAAAAAGGGAGCGTAACTTAGTAGAGTTGACGCTCCCTTTTCAGAATATATTTTCTATTTATCTTAAGCTGTATTTCTCTCAGCAAGCACTTCCTTAAAAGCGAACATGCCATTGAGTGCTGAAGGGAATCCCGCATAGACCGACATCTGCAATATCACTTCTTTGATCTCTTCCTCGCTGCAGCCGACATTGAGTGCCGCATTCAAATGCACCTTAAGTTGAGGCGCACAATTACCGAGCGCAGTTAGGGCTGCCACGGTCGCGATCTCTCGTGATTTCAAATCCAAACCGGGGCGTGAATAGATGTCACCAAAGGGATATTCGATAGTATATTTGGCAAGATCAGGGCAGATGTCTTTCAGGCTTTCAATAACCTGTTGCCCTGCTTCTCCGTCGATATGATTAAGTCTTTCTAAGCCAGTTTCAAAACGTGATTGATTCATGGAAATGTTCCTGTTTTTTGGGATTACAGGAACACCTTACAAGTTAGAGTCGACTCTAAGTCAACGGACTTTTCCATCTCGATACAAACTAATTTTTTGCTCTAGCGCAGCCAGATGCTTTTGTTGCTCTTCAATATGGGAACGCAAACTCTGTTGATGTTGTTCAAGCAACACTTGACGCTGCGAAACAGATTCTGGCCCTAACTCCCTGAGCTTTGCGTATTCTAAAATTTCATCCAGTGGCATTGCGGTGTTTTTCAGTCGCTTCACAAACTCAATCCAAGTAACGTCCTTCGATGTATAGACTCGATGACCGCTACTGTTCCGCTGAACATTTTTCAACAAGCCGATTTTTTCGTAGTAGCGAAGCGTATGGGCGGACAAACCCACCAACCGAGAAAACTCACTCACATTCATTACTTCACCTTTTCTATCTTGGTATAAGTACTAGGAACTCAAACTATGCGCACTTATCTAATTTGAGCTCTGCGGTGACTTTCGTCAAACGCAACGCAATCGCAAAACACACTAAGTAAGGACTCACATACCAGAAGATGCTTTCTAATGGCTGCTTCACCTGCGCTTCTCTGGTTTTAATGTATTGGTTCTTTTGTTTTTCATACTGACTCAACATGCCACTCACCCACACGGCGTCGCTTTCCACCAGCGATACGCTAGGCGCAGGAACCGTAAAATCAGCGGCGTTCGGTAGCAAGGTGAAATCAACATCTTTGAATGTGATAGCTGTATCCAAATACCACAAACACGCCTCATGGTGCTGGCCATGAGTGTCTAAAGACGGCTGACCTGTGCAGATATCACTTCTTAACTTATCCAAAGAGAACTGCTGAATCGACTCTAAAATAGTGACTGCTCTGGTTTGTTCTGTCTCGACCCAATCACCGGCTACCGATGCCCGAATTTCAGACACCGCACCCAGCATGCCGATACCTGCCAGCAGCGGCCATAAATAATCCATCAACTTCCATTTGCGTCGGCTCAAGTTGAACCCACACCAAATCGGAATATGTAAGAGGAGCGTTAGCCCAAGGGATAGCAAAACGAAATTTAAGGAGCTAGAGAGCATGAGTTCGCTATCGAAGAAGTGCTTCATAATGAGTTACTTGCCTGTATGACAAAGAGTAATTTGATACTAGGTTCGATATTAGAAAAGAGTGTAAGGGGAAAGTAAAAACAGCACAAAAAGTAATGTAATAAACAATAGAGCGATAGTCCTCCCTATGTCCCAGATTAAGCCATAAACCATAGTAATGAAATTATAAAATTCATTACTATGAAAAATACCAGATCAAAAACCAACCAATCAAATCAAATAGTTAACTAAATTCTTGACTAAAAATAAGATAACTATAGAGTGCGCGAATAACAACTAAATGCATAAGGAAGCATAATTATGAATGACGCAATTCAACAAGC contains:
- a CDS encoding AEC family transporter gives rise to the protein MFEQVVSILFPVFALASAGFAVGRWLKPDFKPINRINMDVCIPALVFASLTTMPLDTEQLPLISASLVAVLVPALLMIPTCKIFKLNFKAWAPPHMFRNSGNLAIPLFTYTFGESALAPAVLLFVVSACVHISVGLALLSEGNPIKQILKMPIFLAAALAMTLNLSGIAVWNPIYEATSLLGQAAVPIMLLSLGSQMVNLRLSGLKVGLLCTAQSLFTGAIAFTIIYFFIPLPTLHLQMMVLFTMLPPAVMNYLFAERFNVEPPKVASMVLFGNFLSVVTLPILLSFALSLSS
- a CDS encoding MerR family transcriptional regulator yields the protein MNVSEFSRLVGLSAHTLRYYEKIGLLKNVQRNSSGHRVYTSKDVTWIEFVKRLKNTAMPLDEILEYAKLRELGPESVSQRQVLLEQHQQSLRSHIEEQQKHLAALEQKISLYRDGKVR
- a CDS encoding carboxymuconolactone decarboxylase family protein — encoded protein: MNQSRFETGLERLNHIDGEAGQQVIESLKDICPDLAKYTIEYPFGDIYSRPGLDLKSREIATVAALTALGNCAPQLKVHLNAALNVGCSEEEIKEVILQMSVYAGFPSALNGMFAFKEVLAERNTA
- the guaD gene encoding guanine deaminase — its product is MTTQRKAYRASILHSVADPKDVGIDESYDYFEDGVLVVENGHIVDLGHADEVLARQPKTLEVKEYKDKLITSGFIDTHIHYPQTGMIASYGEQLLDWLENYTFPEEKRFKNPVYAHKVAKLFLDELASNGTTTALVFGTVHKESVNVFFEEAEKRNLRMIAGKVLMDRNAPDYLTDTPESGYADSKELIEKWHNRSRLLYAVTPRFAPTSTPEQLATVGKLLEEYPDVYMHTHLSENEKEIEWVKELFPERDSYLDVYDHYGLLHKRSVFAHGIHLSDCECKRLADTDSAIAFCPTSNLFLGSGLFKLPKMEEHGIRVGMGTDVGAGTSFSILQTMSEAYKIMQLQQEKLHPVKSLFLATLGGARSLHLEDKIGNLEVGKEADFVVLDLHATQLMRFRMEQATKLEEKLFVLMSLGDDRTVSETYIYGEKAYDVNFKDYKKLVS